The Aspergillus flavus chromosome 2, complete sequence region TAACATTGTCTTAAACATATACAACcatttttcccccttccGTACCAGCAATGTATCACGTCGAACTTCTTCCGAGTACGACAACTCACCTCACTCCGGGGTGGACCTACGTCCCTGACAGGGGCTTCGACCCATCCAAAGCAGCGATCACGCCCTCCATCGGCAGGAAACGAGGCATTCGCGACCCCGGCAGCCGTGGAGATGTATCATCAAGACAGGCCAATGCGATCATCCGACATTTAGCAGAACTCGACCGGGAGAACCACAAGGATGTCCATATTCCGATCCCGGTGAAACAAAAGGATGCAGCTGGAAGAGGTATCTCGATCTTCCCCGACTTGTGTTGACGGGTTTTGCGACAGGATAGGGCTAACAACCGTTCTGCCACTCACCAGGAACAAGAGGCAAAGTTACCTCGAACGTGCGCCGTATTCTTCAGTCGCAGAAGACCTTCAGAAACTATctcgatgacgaagaagccgCGTTAGCGCAAGCAGCCCAGTCTACAACGCAGCGTCCCCCAGCCAACAAAGTAACAAAACCATCATCGCTACGAAGAAGCTCAACACCCGCCACAACGCCCAGACCTGAATCCTCACGTCAGAAGAAACAGTCCTCCACTATACCAGCGCCTCAGAGGGCATCAGCGACACCC contains the following coding sequences:
- a CDS encoding putative HIT finger domain protein, translating into MYHVELLPSTTTHLTPGWTYVPDRGFDPSKAAITPSIGRKRGIRDPGSRGDVSSRQANAIIRHLAELDRENHKDVHIPIPVKQKDAAGRGTRGKVTSNVRRILQSQKTFRNYLDDEEAALAQAAQSTTQRPPANKVTKPSSLRRSSTPATTPRPESSRQKKQSSTIPAPQRASATPAQPPSTTATEDTEKEPKKEPEDKQALIKTEHDNDPLLRSYIPSAPSERIMQALLAEPPLTYNASRVGPPVTMKSQRYFCCVCGYWGKIRCKNCPSRTCGLDCYKLHEDSRCGAFY